A section of the Deinococcus aquaedulcis genome encodes:
- a CDS encoding metallophosphoesterase — protein MSRQVVVLPDLHGRPDLLRAALERFPDAHYVGLGDAIDRGPRSLATVDKLLELHQAGRATLLMGNHERMMQEGIKWYRLYEGTHNLGDYRKAMEGYQWWMRAGGETVRAELGGLTLEKFPPLLEAYLKVLRKVIYVTADGQIHDEVPPHPSVLIAHAAPPVKHPQHESPLSAALWLRPYEGPFPLPPGVTYSLHGHTPVPTPCRLGRHLYLDLGAYETGRLAVAEVNVHGLPQVTVLCGRGEPHRGRRYAQFGEPIPVTPVDLPGAPRR, from the coding sequence ATGAGCCGCCAGGTGGTGGTCCTGCCGGATCTGCACGGGCGCCCGGACCTGCTGCGCGCCGCGCTGGAGCGCTTTCCCGACGCGCATTACGTGGGCCTGGGCGACGCGATTGACCGCGGGCCGCGCAGCCTCGCCACGGTGGACAAACTGCTGGAACTGCATCAGGCGGGCCGGGCCACCCTGCTGATGGGCAACCACGAGCGCATGATGCAAGAAGGCATCAAGTGGTACCGCCTGTACGAGGGCACCCACAACCTGGGCGACTACCGCAAGGCGATGGAAGGCTACCAGTGGTGGATGCGCGCGGGCGGCGAAACGGTGCGCGCCGAACTGGGCGGCCTGACCCTGGAGAAGTTTCCGCCGCTGCTGGAGGCCTACCTCAAGGTGCTGCGCAAGGTGATCTACGTGACCGCCGACGGCCAGATTCACGACGAGGTGCCGCCGCACCCCAGCGTGCTCATCGCCCACGCGGCGCCGCCCGTGAAGCACCCACAGCACGAGAGCCCGCTGTCGGCGGCGCTGTGGCTGCGGCCCTACGAGGGGCCCTTTCCGCTGCCCCCCGGCGTCACCTACTCGCTGCACGGGCACACCCCGGTCCCCACGCCGTGCCGCCTGGGCCGCCACCTGTACCTGGACCTGGGCGCCTACGAAACCGGGCGGCTGGCCGTGGCCGAGGTGAACGTGCACGGCCTGCCGCAGGTGACGGTGCTGTGTGGCCGGGGCGAACCGCACCGGGGGCGGCGCTACGCCCAGTTTGGCGAGCCCATTCCCGTGACCCCGGTGGACCTGCCCGGCGCGCCCCGGCGGTAA
- a CDS encoding SRPBCC domain-containing protein encodes MQFQEAGEFQVRAAPAVVWAFVQRPEQVARCLPEVQDIRAHADHAEASVAVRAGLLRGTLHLRLNIQPDEAAQRVTVRVQGAGLGSTLTLNAAATLGDPGDGTTSLRWQGEVSVRGPLAAVGGRLMESRARALIERTFQNLQTQLNAAGSTLA; translated from the coding sequence ATGCAGTTTCAGGAAGCCGGAGAGTTTCAGGTGCGGGCCGCGCCCGCCGTCGTGTGGGCCTTTGTGCAGCGCCCTGAACAGGTGGCGCGCTGCCTGCCCGAAGTGCAGGACATCCGCGCGCACGCTGACCACGCCGAGGCCAGCGTGGCGGTGCGCGCCGGGCTGCTGCGCGGCACCCTGCACCTGCGCCTGAACATCCAGCCCGACGAGGCCGCGCAGCGCGTGACCGTGCGCGTGCAGGGCGCGGGGCTGGGCAGCACGCTCACCCTCAATGCCGCTGCCACCCTGGGCGACCCTGGGGACGGCACCACCTCCCTGCGCTGGCAGGGCGAGGTCAGTGTGCGCGGGCCCCTGGCGGCGGTGGGGGGCCGCCTGATGGAAAGCCGGGCCCGCGCCCTGATCGAGCGGACCTTTCAGAACCTGCAGACGCAGCTGAACGCCGCTGGCAGCACGCTGGCCTGA
- a CDS encoding Vgb family protein, whose translation MTTTGLMRPLTAPARRPRRPGLGAALLLASLLLACGSAPGEGGTPPPGGQPGTLNVTLERLPVVGEAAQPGALRLRGTPPAGVKVTVEAAPPGVQLAPGAAAAEGSDTLVPLNPQGQGGGTVTLQVSAPPGTARLNVPVLAQRRWPIPGTTPYLAAAALPAPDGALLLRAPANAEASARHSLLRFDPAQGRWSTLDFGLQGFETITSHTVISLGARGTETWVAVRGVTAAGSFLVRRDSAGTLTRFLAGTPETLNALTPTPDGRLQFLVYGQPQVLALDPGSGAVSRVPTDGVPETLVALEGGRLAYTRRGAAPAVVTLDPQTGAARAFAVGTANVSVPDLLTPAPDGTLWLAETRTGAVLNLDPRSGTTRTLSLPTGTRPSALAAAPDGTLWVADATRATLLRVAPGASSGAAVALPPGTPTGPRALTVTSDGAAWFESGGQWTRLGS comes from the coding sequence ATGACCACCACGGGCCTGATGCGACCCCTCACCGCGCCTGCCCGGCGCCCCCGCCGCCCTGGCCTGGGCGCGGCACTGCTGCTGGCCAGCCTGCTCCTGGCCTGTGGCAGCGCCCCGGGGGAGGGCGGCACCCCACCGCCGGGCGGCCAGCCCGGCACCCTGAATGTCACCCTGGAGCGGCTGCCGGTGGTGGGTGAGGCCGCGCAGCCCGGCGCCCTGCGCCTGCGGGGCACGCCGCCCGCCGGGGTCAAGGTGACGGTGGAGGCCGCGCCCCCCGGCGTGCAACTCGCCCCGGGCGCGGCTGCCGCCGAGGGCAGCGATACGCTGGTGCCGCTGAATCCCCAGGGTCAGGGGGGCGGCACAGTGACCCTGCAGGTCTCGGCCCCGCCCGGCACCGCGCGGCTGAATGTGCCGGTGCTGGCGCAGCGGCGCTGGCCTATTCCGGGCACCACCCCTTACCTAGCCGCCGCCGCGCTGCCCGCGCCCGACGGCGCCCTGCTGCTGCGTGCGCCGGCCAACGCCGAGGCCAGCGCGCGCCACAGCCTGCTGCGGTTTGACCCGGCCCAGGGCCGCTGGAGCACGCTGGACTTCGGGCTGCAGGGCTTCGAGACCATCACCAGCCATACCGTCATCAGCCTCGGGGCGCGCGGCACCGAAACCTGGGTGGCCGTGCGCGGTGTGACGGCCGCCGGCAGCTTTCTGGTGCGGCGCGACAGCGCGGGCACGCTGACCCGCTTTCTGGCCGGCACCCCAGAAACCCTCAATGCCCTGACCCCCACCCCAGACGGGCGGCTGCAGTTCCTGGTGTACGGGCAGCCGCAGGTGCTGGCCCTGGACCCAGGAAGCGGCGCCGTCAGCCGCGTGCCCACCGACGGCGTGCCCGAGACGCTGGTGGCCCTGGAAGGTGGCCGGCTGGCCTACACCCGCCGGGGCGCGGCGCCGGCCGTGGTCACGCTGGACCCGCAGACTGGCGCGGCGCGCGCCTTTGCCGTGGGCACCGCGAATGTCAGCGTGCCGGACCTGCTGACCCCCGCCCCGGACGGCACCCTGTGGCTGGCTGAAACGCGCACCGGGGCCGTGCTGAACCTGGACCCCCGCAGCGGTACCACCCGCACGCTGAGCCTGCCCACTGGCACCCGCCCCAGCGCCCTGGCCGCCGCCCCCGACGGCACCCTGTGGGTGGCCGACGCCACCCGCGCGACCCTGCTGCGCGTGGCCCCCGGCGCCAGCAGCGGCGCGGCGGTGGCCCTGCCCCCCGGCACCCCCACGGGCCCCCGCGCCCTGACAGTGACCAGTGACGGCGCCGCGTGGTTTGAAAGTGGAGGCCAGTGGACCCGGCTGGGGAGTTGA
- a CDS encoding ABC transporter permease, giving the protein MRNALLIAELSLREAARKRLVAVLLLLTAAFLGFFLYGVYRLDLTLDERAVAAGLDGRSITGASNLPVMYSAMFGMYLVYFLGSLMAVLSTVGAVSGDIENGVMQSVLARPVSRAQLVLGRWLGFAAVNVAYVALLSAGLLGGVYLLTGYVPPETLPAVALLLLAVTLLTALTVLGSTLFTTLANGIGVFVLYGVGFTGGILSFIGTFADTPTLLTLGRVANVVMPTNALWLGASYHLQPQVARDLGEVTRGANPFFGTAPADPALVAWAAVLSALAVAAAMWRFSRRDL; this is encoded by the coding sequence ATGCGTAACGCCCTTCTGATCGCTGAACTCTCGCTGCGCGAGGCCGCGCGCAAGCGGCTCGTGGCGGTGCTGCTGCTGCTCACGGCTGCTTTTCTGGGCTTCTTTCTGTACGGCGTGTACCGCCTGGACCTCACGCTGGACGAGCGGGCGGTGGCGGCGGGGCTGGACGGGCGCAGCATCACCGGGGCGTCCAACCTGCCGGTCATGTACTCGGCCATGTTCGGCATGTATCTCGTGTACTTCCTGGGGTCGCTGATGGCGGTGCTCTCCACGGTGGGCGCGGTGAGCGGCGACATCGAAAACGGCGTGATGCAGAGCGTGCTGGCCCGCCCGGTCAGCCGCGCGCAGCTGGTGCTGGGGCGCTGGCTGGGCTTTGCCGCCGTGAACGTGGCGTACGTGGCCCTGCTGTCGGCCGGGTTGCTGGGCGGCGTGTATCTGCTGACCGGGTACGTGCCCCCCGAAACGTTGCCCGCTGTGGCCCTGCTGCTGCTGGCGGTCACGCTGCTGACCGCTCTGACGGTGCTGGGCAGCACCCTCTTTACCACCCTGGCCAACGGGATAGGCGTGTTCGTGCTGTACGGGGTGGGGTTCACGGGCGGCATTCTCAGCTTTATCGGCACCTTCGCGGATACGCCCACGCTGCTGACCCTGGGCCGCGTGGCAAACGTCGTCATGCCCACCAACGCCCTGTGGCTGGGGGCCAGTTACCACCTGCAGCCCCAGGTGGCCCGCGACCTGGGCGAGGTCACGCGCGGCGCCAATCCCTTCTTCGGCACTGCCCCCGCCGACCCCGCCCTGGTGGCCTGGGCCGCCGTGCTGAGCGCCCTGGCCGTGGCCGCCGCCATGTGGCGCTTCAGCCGCCGCGATTTGTAA
- a CDS encoding ABC transporter ATP-binding protein translates to MLTRVNAIETQDLRKVYRGRAVVDGLTLTVPQGEVFGFLGPNGAGKSTTVKMLLGLVLPTGGAARVLGGTPHDPAIRARLGFLPEQFRFQTWMTGEEFLRFHGRLAGVGAAELRRRIPEVLELVGLSGRGREVLGGYSKGMLQRAGLAGAILARPQLVFLDEPTSALDPIGRIEVREIIERLRAEGVAVFLNSHLLSEVEQVCDRVAFVKAGRVLTQGTMRELMGGVLPVDLRLSHLSPGLLDTLAGLGEVRRTDLNTPGRAEVELWLAQEDALPAVARAVHAAGADLYALSPRRPDLETMFLDLIEDTPERTRAAAPEKTHA, encoded by the coding sequence ATGCTGACAAGGGTGAACGCCATAGAAACGCAGGACCTGCGCAAGGTCTACCGGGGCCGGGCGGTGGTGGACGGCCTGACCCTGACGGTGCCCCAGGGCGAGGTCTTCGGTTTTCTGGGCCCCAACGGCGCTGGCAAAAGCACCACGGTCAAGATGCTGCTGGGGCTGGTGCTGCCCACAGGCGGCGCGGCGCGCGTGCTGGGCGGCACCCCGCACGACCCGGCCATCCGCGCCCGACTGGGTTTTTTGCCCGAACAGTTCCGCTTTCAGACCTGGATGACCGGCGAGGAGTTCCTGCGCTTTCACGGGCGACTGGCCGGGGTGGGCGCGGCCGAGCTGCGCCGGCGCATCCCCGAGGTGCTGGAGCTGGTGGGCCTCTCGGGGCGCGGGCGCGAGGTGCTGGGCGGCTACAGCAAGGGCATGCTGCAGCGCGCGGGGCTGGCCGGGGCCATTCTGGCGCGGCCCCAGCTGGTGTTTCTGGACGAACCCACCAGCGCCCTGGACCCCATTGGCCGCATTGAGGTGCGCGAGATCATCGAGCGCCTGCGCGCCGAGGGGGTGGCGGTGTTCCTGAATTCGCACCTGCTCTCCGAGGTGGAACAGGTGTGCGACCGCGTGGCCTTTGTGAAGGCGGGCCGGGTGCTGACCCAGGGCACCATGCGCGAACTGATGGGCGGCGTGCTGCCGGTGGACCTGCGCCTCTCGCACCTGTCGCCGGGGCTGCTGGACACCCTGGCTGGCCTGGGTGAGGTGCGCCGCACCGACCTGAACACCCCGGGCCGCGCCGAGGTGGAGCTGTGGTTGGCCCAGGAAGACGCCCTGCCCGCCGTGGCCCGCGCGGTTCACGCCGCTGGCGCCGACCTGTACGCCCTGAGCCCGCGCCGCCCGGACCTGGAAACCATGTTCCTGGACCTGATTGAAGACACCCCTGAGCGCACCCGCGCCGCCGCGCCGGAGAAGACCCATGCGTAA
- a CDS encoding GGDEF domain-containing protein — protein sequence MSAPCAPQPPQALPPGTPAPLLERLQSAPGGEARALALVELARAVRSLSLDAALDLGERALDEALRADSPRAAVLALVGLGFVSANLGQPARALDSVTRAQTLVQDHALSELRAAVINVRALIRVISGNLPGAAHDLHSALELARLNECALDYGHALGNLAWVANLRGDPKDALHHLNLLEEHVHAQTDEPLRASLALSLHENRAHAYVVLAREAGRLGRPEAVQQAAQQGLMVLRAADAALQATPHPSTALLCGAHRAALQRLCGDLDGALSAARAAHALNTELQQRLYLEPLLCLPEVLAARGDVPGALAGYREALDSMRAQGRHRDAQRVLRRIADLHEAQGDLGAALHSAREALAEAQAAQDQISEDAQRHLNVELRQAQADASSWQDRLRHAEVQARQDPLTGVLNRRGLEEGLRTLQDGGGPGWSLLATLFVDIDHFKSVNDRFSHAHGDRVLQAVAGLLAGTVRAGTLLGRYGGEEFVLVAPIRAPGQAHDLAERCRRAIERHDWSALLPGVNLTASVGYAVERPERLDVALQAADDHLYRAKAAGRNRVHPPA from the coding sequence ATGTCTGCTCCCTGCGCCCCCCAGCCTCCCCAGGCGCTGCCGCCTGGGACGCCCGCGCCCCTGCTGGAACGCCTGCAGAGCGCCCCGGGCGGCGAGGCGCGCGCCCTGGCCCTGGTGGAGCTGGCGCGCGCGGTGCGCAGCCTGAGCCTGGACGCGGCGCTGGACCTGGGCGAGCGGGCGCTGGACGAGGCCCTGCGCGCCGACTCGCCCCGGGCCGCCGTGCTGGCGCTGGTGGGGCTGGGCTTCGTGAGCGCCAACCTGGGGCAGCCCGCCCGCGCCCTGGACAGCGTGACCCGCGCGCAGACGCTGGTGCAGGACCACGCCCTGAGCGAGCTGCGCGCGGCGGTAATCAATGTGCGCGCCCTGATCCGCGTGATCAGCGGCAACCTGCCCGGCGCCGCGCACGACCTGCACTCGGCCCTGGAGCTGGCCCGCCTGAACGAGTGCGCGCTGGACTACGGCCACGCCCTGGGGAATCTGGCCTGGGTGGCGAACCTGCGCGGCGACCCCAAGGACGCCCTGCACCACCTGAACCTGCTTGAAGAGCACGTGCACGCGCAGACCGATGAACCGCTGCGTGCCAGCCTCGCCCTGAGCCTGCACGAAAACCGCGCCCACGCCTACGTGGTGCTGGCCCGCGAGGCCGGGCGCCTGGGCCGCCCCGAAGCGGTGCAGCAGGCCGCGCAGCAGGGCCTGATGGTGCTGCGCGCCGCCGACGCGGCGCTGCAGGCCACGCCCCACCCCAGCACCGCCCTGCTGTGCGGCGCCCACCGCGCCGCGCTGCAGCGGCTGTGCGGCGATCTGGACGGCGCCCTCAGCGCCGCGCGCGCCGCCCACGCCCTGAACACCGAGTTGCAGCAGCGGCTGTACCTGGAGCCCCTGCTGTGCCTGCCCGAGGTGCTGGCCGCGCGCGGAGACGTGCCCGGCGCCCTGGCCGGCTACCGCGAGGCCCTGGACAGCATGCGCGCCCAGGGCCGCCACCGCGACGCCCAGCGCGTGCTGCGGCGCATAGCCGATCTGCACGAGGCGCAGGGCGACCTGGGAGCGGCGCTGCACAGTGCGCGCGAGGCCCTGGCCGAAGCCCAGGCCGCCCAGGACCAGATCAGCGAGGACGCCCAGCGGCACCTGAATGTGGAACTGCGCCAGGCCCAGGCCGACGCCAGTTCCTGGCAGGACCGCCTGCGCCACGCCGAGGTGCAGGCCCGCCAGGACCCCCTGACCGGCGTGCTGAACCGGCGCGGTCTGGAAGAGGGCCTGCGCACCCTGCAGGACGGGGGCGGCCCTGGCTGGAGCCTGCTGGCCACCCTGTTCGTGGACATTGACCACTTCAAGAGCGTCAATGACCGCTTTTCCCACGCGCACGGGGACCGGGTGCTGCAGGCGGTGGCCGGGCTGCTGGCCGGCACGGTGCGCGCGGGTACCCTGCTGGGCCGCTACGGCGGCGAGGAATTCGTGCTGGTGGCCCCGATTCGCGCGCCGGGCCAGGCCCACGATCTCGCGGAGCGCTGCCGCCGGGCCATCGAACGCCACGACTGGTCGGCCCTGCTGCCCGGCGTGAACCTGACGGCCAGCGTGGGCTACGCCGTGGAGCGCCCGGAGCGGCTGGACGTGGCCCTGCAGGCCGCCGACGACCACCTGTACCGCGCCAAGGCGGCCGGGCGCAACCGCGTGCATCCCCCGGCGTAA
- a CDS encoding aldo/keto reductase family protein produces the protein MEYRKLGRSGLKVSEVALGGWETYGVNQDASQMVREIVLAAYEGGVNFFDQADVYARGRSEELMGAVLRELPRHTLVISSKVFWPMSDDVNDRGLSRKHVLESIDKTLKRLGTDYLDIYFAHRYDPDVPMEEIVMAFDQVIRDGKALYWGTSMWPAARIAQAVEFARAHGLHAPVTEQPEYSMIRRERVEGEILPYTEGAGVGLVVWSPLAMGLLTGKYDDGKPEGARLTEKENWGKNFLTDENIAKVRDLKPIADDLGITRAQLALAWILRQPGVSSVITGATKTSQIQDTVKAAGVRLSSDVLDQIESILKR, from the coding sequence ATGGAATACCGGAAGCTCGGCAGAAGTGGCCTGAAAGTCAGCGAAGTCGCCCTGGGCGGCTGGGAAACCTACGGGGTGAACCAGGACGCCTCGCAGATGGTGCGCGAGATTGTGCTGGCCGCCTACGAGGGCGGCGTGAACTTCTTCGATCAGGCCGACGTGTACGCCCGGGGCCGCAGTGAGGAACTGATGGGCGCCGTGCTGCGCGAACTGCCCCGGCACACCCTGGTGATTTCCAGCAAGGTCTTCTGGCCCATGAGTGACGACGTGAACGACCGGGGCCTGTCGCGCAAGCATGTGCTGGAAAGCATTGACAAGACCCTGAAGCGCCTGGGCACCGACTACCTGGATATCTACTTCGCCCACCGCTACGACCCCGACGTGCCGATGGAAGAGATTGTGATGGCCTTTGATCAGGTGATCCGCGACGGCAAGGCGCTGTACTGGGGCACCTCCATGTGGCCGGCCGCCCGCATTGCCCAGGCCGTGGAATTTGCTCGCGCCCACGGCCTGCACGCCCCGGTCACTGAGCAGCCCGAATACTCCATGATCCGCCGCGAGCGTGTGGAAGGAGAAATTCTGCCCTACACCGAGGGCGCGGGCGTGGGGCTGGTGGTCTGGAGCCCTCTGGCGATGGGCCTGCTGACCGGCAAGTACGACGACGGCAAGCCCGAAGGCGCCCGCCTGACCGAGAAGGAAAACTGGGGCAAGAACTTCCTGACCGACGAGAACATTGCCAAGGTGCGCGACCTGAAGCCCATTGCTGACGACCTGGGCATTACCCGCGCCCAGCTGGCCCTGGCCTGGATTCTGCGCCAGCCCGGGGTCAGCAGCGTGATCACCGGCGCCACCAAAACCAGCCAGATTCAGGACACCGTGAAAGCGGCTGGCGTGCGCCTGAGCAGCGACGTGCTGGACCAGATTGAGAGCATTCTGAAGCGCTGA